A portion of the Pseudopipra pipra isolate bDixPip1 chromosome 1, bDixPip1.hap1, whole genome shotgun sequence genome contains these proteins:
- the CCR4 gene encoding C-C chemokine receptor type 4, whose translation MSSASTESPDLSTFYEYYDNYNDAPKPCSKESVRRFSASFLPVLYSLVFLVGLTGNILVVVVLFKYKRLKSMTDVYLLNLAISDLLFVLSLPFWSYFMLDQWVFGTPWCKIISWIYLVGFYSGIFFIMLMSIDRYLAIVRAVFSLKARTAFHGLITSLVIWLVAFLASVPELVFRESFNEHNYTTCKLRYPGNFTTWKLFSTLEINILGLLIPFIVMTFCYSMIIKTLVHCRNEKKNKAVKMIFAVMIVFFCFWTPYNIIIFLQLLETTGVVRDCQVSTNLDYAFQVTEILGLFHCCLNPVIYFFMGEKFKKYLKMLFKNWHLPGYVCKWCGVHITYLTESTSSFHTQSTGDQDAL comes from the coding sequence ATGAGTTCTGCAAGTACAGAGTCCCCTGATCTCTCAACCTTCTATGAATATTATGATAACTATAACGATGCTCCAAAGCCATGCAGTAAGGAAAGCGTCAGGAGGTTTTCAGCCTCCTTCCTACCGGTTCTGTATAGCCTAGTATTCCTGGTCGGGCTCACTGGAAACATTCTGGTCGTTGTGGTCCTCTTCAAATACAAGAGGCTGAAGAGCATGACTGATGTGTACCTGCTAAACCTCGCCATCTCAGATTTGCTCTTTGTTTTATCCTTGCCGTTCTGGTCTTATTTCATGCTAGACCAATGGGTTTTTGGAACTCCCTGGTGTAAAATCATTTCGTGGATCTACCTGGTCGGGTTTTACAGTggtatattttttattatgcttATGAGCATAGACAGATACCTGGCAATTGTTCGTGCAGTGTTTTCCTTGAAAGCAAGGACTGCCTTCCATGGCTTGATTACTAGCCTTGTCATATGGCTCGTAGCTTTTTTGGCCTCTGTTCCTGAGCTTGTATTTAGAGAGTCTTTTAATGAACATAATTATACTACCTGCAAGCTGAGATATCCAGGCAATTTCACAACATGGAaacttttttccactttggaaATCAACATTTTAGGGCTCCTAATCCCTTTTATAGTTATGACATTTTGCTACTCCATGATCATTAAAACATTAGTTCACTgtagaaatgagaaaaagaataagGCTGTGAAGATGATCTTTGCTGTCATgattgtgtttttctgtttttggaCCCCTTACaacatcattatttttttacaacTGCTGGAAACTACGGGAGTCGTTAGAGACTGTCAAGTGAGCACGAATCTGGACTATGCTTTCCAGGTAACAGAAATCCTTGGCCTTTTTCACTGTTGCCTCAATCCAGTCATCTACTTCTTCATGGGGGAAAAATTTAAGAAGTATCTGAAGATGCTCTTTAAGAACTGGCATTTACCTGGGTATGTTTGCAAGTGGTGTGGAGTTCACATCACTTACCTCACTGAGTCTACAAGTTCATTCCACACACAGTCTACGGGGGATCAAGATGCTCTGTAA